Proteins encoded in a region of the Anoxybacillus amylolyticus genome:
- a CDS encoding YgaP family membrane protein: MKVNIGIENALIRITCGLTLLAWATAKMVKRPWRDSYVVIAMLAAMKVAEGITRFCPLTALLERYKEADEKQPRSWTTNPT; encoded by the coding sequence ATGAAAGTGAATATTGGAATCGAAAATGCTTTAATTCGAATTACGTGCGGATTGACATTACTTGCTTGGGCAACAGCGAAGATGGTCAAACGTCCGTGGCGTGATTCATATGTGGTAATAGCGATGCTAGCTGCTATGAAAGTCGCAGAAGGAATAACTAGGTTTTGTCCATTAACTGCCTTGTTGGAAAGATATAAAGAAGCGGACGAAAAACAGCCTCGTTCATGGACAACGAATCCGACGTAA
- the pcrA gene encoding DNA helicase PcrA, which yields MSFLSNKLLANLNPEQQEAVRTTEGPLLIMAGAGSGKTRVLTHRIAYLMAGKHVAPWNILAITFTNKAAREMKERVQALVGGAAEDIWISTFHSMCVRILRRDVDRIGINHNFSILDTTDQLSVIKHILSEKNMDPKKFDPRSILGTISSAKNELLSPEQFAKNAGSYYEKVASDVYTEYQQRLLRNHALDFDDLIMTTVHLFERVPEVLEYYQYKFQYIHIDEYQDTNKAQYRLVKMLAEKLQNICVVGDSDQSIYRWRGADIQNILSFETDYPNAKVILLEQNYRSTKRILQAANEVIKNNYNRKPKKLWTENPEGKKIVYYDAMSETDEAQFVVGKIKEYVESGKRGYADFAVLYRTNAQSRMIEEMLLKANIPYKIVGGLKFYDRKEIKDVLAYLRVIANPNDDISFTRIINVPKRGIGASSLEKISRYAAENGISLFQALGELEEIGLSARIAAPLTEFRRQIEHWGQMQEFLSVTELVEDVLEKSGYRDMLRAEKTLEAQSRLENIDEFLSVTKHFENVNEDKSLIAFLTDLALVADIDQLNAPEEKENEAVVLMTLHSAKGLEFPVVFLIGMEEGIFPHNRSLDNEEEMEEERRLAYVGITRAEEELFITSAQMRTLFGRTMINPLSRFVTEIPDELVEQVHKKAWTPKAAPTRMTATTTKGWKVGDKVEHKKWGIGTIVSVRGEGDDLELDVAFPSPTGVKRLLAQFAPITKV from the coding sequence TTGAGTTTTTTGTCGAATAAACTCCTCGCCAATTTAAATCCAGAGCAACAAGAGGCGGTGCGGACGACCGAAGGACCCCTTTTAATTATGGCGGGAGCGGGAAGTGGGAAGACGCGCGTATTAACGCATCGCATTGCGTATTTAATGGCAGGAAAGCATGTGGCTCCATGGAATATTTTGGCGATTACGTTTACAAATAAAGCAGCACGCGAGATGAAAGAGCGCGTGCAAGCACTTGTCGGAGGGGCAGCAGAAGATATTTGGATTTCGACGTTTCATTCCATGTGTGTACGCATTTTACGCCGTGATGTGGATCGTATTGGCATTAACCACAATTTTTCCATCTTGGATACGACCGATCAACTATCGGTCATTAAACATATTTTAAGCGAGAAAAATATGGACCCGAAAAAATTTGACCCGCGTTCTATTTTAGGTACGATTAGCAGCGCGAAAAATGAATTGCTTTCGCCAGAGCAATTTGCTAAAAACGCAGGAAGCTATTATGAAAAAGTCGCAAGCGATGTCTATACAGAGTACCAGCAGCGGTTACTTCGCAACCACGCCCTTGATTTTGACGATTTAATTATGACGACTGTTCATCTATTCGAACGCGTTCCTGAAGTGCTAGAGTATTACCAATACAAATTTCAATACATTCATATCGATGAGTATCAAGATACGAACAAAGCGCAATATCGGCTCGTGAAGATGCTGGCGGAAAAATTGCAAAACATTTGCGTTGTCGGCGATTCGGACCAGTCGATTTATCGTTGGCGCGGCGCAGATATCCAAAATATTTTATCGTTCGAAACTGATTATCCGAACGCCAAAGTCATTTTGCTTGAACAAAACTATCGCTCGACAAAACGTATTTTACAAGCGGCGAATGAAGTCATTAAAAACAACTACAACCGCAAGCCGAAAAAGCTTTGGACGGAAAATCCGGAAGGAAAAAAAATTGTTTATTATGACGCCATGAGCGAAACAGATGAAGCACAATTTGTTGTCGGTAAAATTAAAGAGTACGTTGAATCTGGAAAACGCGGGTATGCGGATTTTGCCGTTTTGTATCGAACAAACGCCCAATCGCGGATGATTGAGGAAATGTTATTGAAAGCGAACATTCCGTACAAAATCGTTGGCGGGTTGAAGTTCTATGACCGAAAAGAAATTAAAGACGTGCTAGCGTATTTGCGGGTAATCGCCAACCCGAACGATGACATTAGTTTTACAAGAATTATTAACGTGCCGAAGCGGGGCATCGGTGCTTCGTCGCTCGAAAAAATTTCTCGATATGCCGCCGAAAACGGAATTTCTTTATTTCAAGCGCTTGGTGAACTTGAAGAAATCGGGCTAAGTGCGCGTATTGCTGCACCGCTTACTGAGTTTCGCCGACAAATCGAGCATTGGGGGCAAATGCAGGAGTTTTTATCGGTCACGGAGCTTGTGGAGGACGTATTAGAAAAATCGGGCTATCGCGATATGTTGCGGGCAGAGAAAACGTTAGAAGCTCAAAGCCGGCTGGAAAACATTGACGAGTTTTTATCGGTGACGAAGCATTTTGAAAATGTCAATGAAGACAAATCGCTCATCGCCTTTTTAACCGATTTAGCGTTAGTTGCCGATATCGATCAGCTGAATGCGCCAGAGGAAAAAGAAAACGAAGCGGTTGTATTAATGACGCTTCACTCGGCAAAAGGACTTGAGTTTCCGGTCGTCTTTTTAATCGGCATGGAAGAAGGGATTTTTCCACATAACCGCTCGCTTGATAATGAAGAAGAAATGGAAGAAGAGCGGCGCTTGGCGTATGTCGGCATTACACGCGCCGAAGAAGAGCTATTTATCACAAGTGCTCAAATGCGGACATTGTTTGGGAGAACGATGATAAACCCATTGTCTCGCTTTGTGACGGAAATTCCGGACGAACTCGTCGAACAAGTGCATAAAAAAGCATGGACGCCAAAAGCGGCG
- a CDS encoding EYxxD motif small membrane protein translates to MLEYMTDMSFVLAMVIGGIVAITFVFVRKKRV, encoded by the coding sequence ATGCTTGAGTATATGACCGACATGTCATTTGTGTTAGCGATGGTCATCGGTGGTATTGTTGCCATTACATTTGTCTTTGTTCGGAAAAAGCGCGTTTGA
- the purH gene encoding bifunctional phosphoribosylaminoimidazolecarboxamide formyltransferase/IMP cyclohydrolase, producing the protein MIKRALLSVSNKEGIVSLAKQLVELGVEIISTGGTKKALEQEGIPVISISDVTGFPEILDGRVKTLHPMIHGGLLAIRSNPCHIEQLKEHEITPIDLVVVNLYPFQQTIAKPDVTFMEAIENIDIGGPTMLRAAAKNHEHVTVIVDPSDYETVLQELKETGTVSREMKLKLAAKVFRHTAAYDAMIAEYLTNQAGESYPETLTVTFTKKQDLRYGENPHQRAAFYEKPLGSRFSIAAAKQLHGKELSYNNINDANAALQIVKEFTSAAAVAVKHMNPCGVGVGETIFEAFTRAYEADPTSIFGGIVALNREVDRDTALKMHDIFLEIIIAPSFSEEALAILMKKKNIRLLTVDFAAEQKSEPMLVSVKGGLLVQDEDRYTLDDAELKVVTKREPTEQEWEDLQLAWKVVKHVKSNAIVLAKDGMTIGVGAGQMNRVGAAKIAIEQAGEKAQGAALASDAFFPMSDTVEAAAKAGITAIIQPGGSIRDEESIQKANEYGIAMVFTGVRHFKH; encoded by the coding sequence ATGATTAAACGGGCATTGCTGAGCGTTTCCAATAAAGAAGGAATCGTTTCATTAGCGAAGCAACTAGTAGAGTTAGGAGTCGAAATTATTTCGACCGGCGGAACGAAAAAAGCATTGGAACAAGAAGGAATTCCAGTCATTAGCATTTCCGATGTAACCGGATTTCCAGAAATTTTAGACGGACGTGTCAAAACATTGCATCCGATGATTCATGGTGGCTTATTGGCGATTCGTAGCAATCCATGCCACATAGAACAACTAAAAGAACATGAGATCACACCGATTGATTTAGTCGTCGTGAATTTATATCCGTTTCAGCAAACGATTGCGAAGCCTGATGTCACGTTTATGGAAGCCATTGAAAACATTGATATTGGTGGACCGACGATGCTTCGGGCAGCAGCAAAAAATCATGAACATGTAACAGTCATTGTTGATCCGTCTGATTATGAAACGGTGCTACAAGAATTAAAAGAAACGGGTACGGTATCGAGGGAGATGAAGTTAAAGCTAGCGGCGAAAGTATTTCGCCACACAGCTGCCTATGACGCAATGATTGCGGAATACTTAACAAACCAAGCAGGGGAATCCTACCCGGAAACGTTGACTGTCACGTTTACGAAAAAGCAAGACTTAAGATATGGGGAAAATCCACACCAACGCGCTGCGTTTTACGAAAAGCCGTTAGGCTCGAGGTTCTCGATTGCGGCGGCGAAACAATTGCACGGAAAAGAATTGTCGTACAATAACATTAACGATGCGAACGCTGCATTGCAAATCGTGAAGGAATTTACGAGCGCGGCAGCGGTGGCGGTTAAACATATGAATCCGTGCGGAGTCGGGGTAGGAGAAACGATTTTTGAGGCGTTTACAAGGGCGTACGAAGCTGACCCGACCTCGATTTTTGGCGGGATCGTTGCCTTAAATCGCGAAGTAGACCGCGACACGGCGCTAAAGATGCATGACATTTTCTTAGAAATTATTATTGCTCCGTCGTTTAGTGAAGAAGCGTTAGCGATTTTAATGAAGAAGAAAAACATTCGCTTGTTGACGGTTGATTTTGCCGCAGAGCAAAAGAGCGAACCAATGCTTGTATCGGTCAAAGGCGGCTTGCTTGTTCAAGACGAAGATCGGTATACGCTTGATGATGCAGAATTGAAAGTAGTAACAAAACGCGAGCCGACAGAACAAGAATGGGAAGATTTGCAGCTGGCTTGGAAAGTCGTTAAACATGTCAAATCGAACGCGATTGTATTGGCGAAAGACGGCATGACAATCGGCGTCGGGGCAGGTCAAATGAATCGCGTCGGCGCGGCAAAAATTGCGATTGAGCAAGCTGGGGAAAAAGCGCAAGGTGCCGCTTTAGCGTCCGATGCCTTTTTCCCGATGAGCGATACGGTCGAAGCAGCAGCAAAAGCGGGAATTACAGCCATTATTCAACCGGGTGGGTCGATTCGCGACGAAGAATCGATTCAAAAGGCGAATGAGTACGGGATAGCGATGGTCTTTACTGGGGTACGTCATTTTAAACACTAA
- the purD gene encoding phosphoribosylamine--glycine ligase, translating into MKVLIIGRGGREHAIAWKVAQSPLLMKLYAAPGNPGIAEIAELVPIEEHEVEALVQFAKQEGIDLTIVGPEAPLLQGIVDRFEAEGLRIFGPRKEAALIEGSKAFAKQLMKKYNIPTADYASFTSYEEAKVYVEQKGAPIVIKADGLAAGKGVVVAMTVEEALEALHEMMIEKKFGSASEQVVIEQFLAGEEFSLMAFVHGEKAYPMVIAQDHKRAFDNDEGPNTGGMGAYSPVPQIADEVVQQAVEQIVSPVAKALVAEGHPFTGVLYAGLIATVDGPKVIEFNARFGDPEAQVVLPRLETDLVSFLLDLLDGKDVSLAWTDEAVLGVVLAAKGYPETYEKGAEIAGLETLKESTLVFHAGTKRDDVLRTNGGRVLLVAAKGATLQEAQREVYDEIAKVRCDQLFYRRDIGYKAIKRAFSEQRQM; encoded by the coding sequence ATGAAAGTGCTGATTATTGGCCGAGGTGGACGAGAGCATGCGATTGCGTGGAAAGTCGCGCAGAGTCCGCTCCTCATGAAACTATACGCGGCGCCAGGAAATCCAGGAATTGCGGAAATTGCTGAGCTTGTTCCAATAGAAGAGCATGAGGTAGAAGCGCTTGTACAATTTGCTAAACAAGAAGGAATTGATTTAACAATCGTTGGACCAGAAGCGCCGCTTTTACAAGGAATAGTTGATCGTTTCGAGGCAGAAGGGTTGCGTATTTTTGGTCCGCGTAAAGAAGCAGCGCTAATTGAAGGAAGCAAAGCGTTTGCGAAGCAGCTAATGAAAAAATACAATATACCGACAGCGGATTACGCATCGTTTACCTCTTATGAGGAAGCAAAAGTGTACGTCGAGCAAAAAGGGGCGCCGATTGTCATAAAAGCGGACGGGCTAGCGGCAGGAAAAGGGGTTGTCGTCGCGATGACAGTAGAAGAGGCGCTAGAAGCGTTACATGAAATGATGATCGAGAAAAAATTTGGAAGTGCAAGCGAACAAGTCGTCATTGAACAGTTTTTAGCAGGAGAAGAATTTTCACTGATGGCGTTTGTGCATGGTGAAAAAGCGTATCCGATGGTGATTGCCCAAGATCATAAACGAGCATTTGACAACGACGAAGGTCCGAATACAGGAGGAATGGGGGCTTACTCTCCTGTTCCGCAAATCGCTGATGAAGTCGTGCAACAAGCGGTCGAACAAATCGTTTCCCCTGTGGCAAAGGCGCTAGTGGCAGAAGGGCATCCGTTTACGGGCGTTTTATATGCGGGGCTTATCGCTACTGTTGATGGGCCGAAAGTGATTGAATTTAATGCCCGCTTCGGTGACCCAGAAGCGCAAGTCGTGTTGCCGCGTTTAGAAACCGATCTTGTGTCTTTCCTGCTTGATTTGTTGGACGGAAAAGATGTTTCGTTAGCGTGGACGGATGAAGCGGTGCTTGGTGTCGTTTTAGCAGCAAAAGGCTACCCAGAAACATACGAAAAAGGAGCAGAAATTGCTGGATTAGAGACGTTAAAAGAAAGCACCCTTGTATTCCACGCGGGAACGAAACGAGACGATGTGCTGCGGACAAACGGTGGGCGCGTGTTACTAGTAGCGGCGAAAGGAGCGACACTTCAAGAAGCGCAGCGCGAAGTGTACGACGAAATTGCGAAAGTGCGCTGCGACCAATTGTTTTACCGGCGAGACATTGGTTATAAGGCAATCAAACGCGCTTTTTCCGAACAAAGACAAATGTAA
- the purM gene encoding phosphoribosylformylglycinamidine cyclo-ligase, translating to MGDAYKRAGVDIEAGYKAVSLMKKHVQKTARPEVIGGLGGFGGMFDLSKFRYDEPVLVSGTDGVGTKLMLAFLLDKHDTIGIDCVAMCVNDIVVQGAEPLFFLDYIACGKAVPEKIAQIVKGISDGCVQAGCALIGGETAEMPGMYQADEYDVAGFAVGIAEKAELITGETIQAGDALIGLASNGIHSNGYSLVRKILLEEARLDLQETYGLSLSLGEELLKPTRIYVKPVLSVRKEFPIKGMAHITGGGFVENIPRMLPKGVCAEIDYGSWPIPPIFDLLQEKGKLVRQEMFNIFNMGIGLVMAVDSEMIQPLLEQLEQLGEKAYLIGRIKTGEGVVFAGGKME from the coding sequence GTGGGGGACGCATATAAACGAGCAGGAGTAGACATCGAAGCCGGATATAAAGCCGTATCGTTAATGAAAAAGCACGTCCAAAAAACCGCTCGTCCGGAAGTAATCGGAGGGCTTGGCGGATTTGGCGGTATGTTTGATCTATCGAAGTTTCGTTATGATGAGCCGGTGCTTGTATCAGGAACAGATGGGGTTGGCACAAAGTTAATGCTCGCATTTTTGCTAGATAAACATGACACAATCGGCATTGACTGTGTAGCTATGTGCGTAAACGATATTGTTGTGCAAGGGGCAGAGCCACTGTTTTTCCTCGATTATATCGCGTGCGGAAAAGCCGTTCCGGAAAAAATTGCGCAGATTGTGAAAGGTATTTCGGATGGGTGTGTACAAGCGGGATGTGCGTTAATTGGCGGAGAAACAGCGGAAATGCCGGGCATGTATCAGGCGGACGAATATGATGTGGCGGGATTCGCGGTCGGTATTGCCGAAAAAGCGGAATTAATTACAGGGGAAACAATTCAAGCAGGCGATGCGTTAATCGGGCTTGCCTCGAACGGCATTCATAGCAATGGGTATTCGCTTGTACGGAAAATTTTGTTGGAAGAAGCACGACTTGATTTGCAGGAAACATATGGGTTGTCGCTTTCGTTAGGGGAGGAATTGTTGAAGCCGACACGCATTTATGTCAAACCGGTGCTCTCCGTACGGAAAGAGTTTCCGATTAAAGGAATGGCGCATATTACTGGTGGAGGGTTTGTCGAGAATATTCCGCGCATGCTGCCGAAAGGAGTATGTGCCGAAATTGACTACGGCTCTTGGCCGATTCCGCCGATTTTTGATTTATTACAAGAGAAAGGAAAACTTGTCCGCCAAGAAATGTTTAATATTTTTAATATGGGTATCGGCTTAGTGATGGCAGTCGACAGTGAAATGATCCAGCCGCTTCTCGAACAGTTGGAGCAGCTTGGGGAAAAAGCATATTTAATCGGCCGCATCAAGACAGGCGAAGGCGTTGTGTTTGCCGGAGGGAAGATGGAATGA
- the purN gene encoding phosphoribosylglycinamide formyltransferase, producing MKLAIFASGSGTNFQAIVDAVKRGELAMEVALLVCDRPEAKVVERAKKEGIPTFVFRPKEYATKADFERDILAQLTARGIDFIALAGYMRLIGPTLLSAYEGRIVNIHPSLLPAFPGKDAIGQAYRYGVKITGVTVHYVDEGMDTGPIIAQQAVLIEEGESLEEVEQKIHATEHELYPAVLKTLLERVETYD from the coding sequence ATGAAGCTTGCGATATTTGCCTCTGGGAGCGGAACGAATTTTCAAGCGATTGTCGATGCCGTCAAACGTGGGGAACTAGCGATGGAAGTAGCGTTATTAGTATGTGACCGCCCTGAAGCAAAAGTGGTGGAGCGGGCGAAAAAAGAAGGGATTCCGACGTTTGTTTTTCGTCCGAAAGAATATGCGACGAAAGCCGATTTTGAACGCGATATTTTAGCGCAGCTCACAGCGCGCGGCATTGATTTTATTGCGTTGGCAGGCTATATGCGTTTAATCGGTCCGACGCTTCTTTCTGCTTACGAAGGACGAATCGTGAATATTCACCCGTCGTTGTTGCCAGCGTTTCCTGGAAAAGATGCCATTGGACAAGCGTACCGATATGGTGTCAAAATAACAGGTGTTACGGTGCACTACGTCGATGAAGGAATGGATACCGGACCGATTATAGCGCAACAAGCGGTTCTCATTGAAGAAGGGGAGTCGTTAGAAGAAGTCGAACAAAAAATCCACGCTACCGAACATGAACTATATCCAGCTGTATTAAAAACATTGCTTGAAAGGGTCGAAACGTATGATTAA
- a CDS encoding DUF3048 domain-containing protein: MKRWILAIISVLLFGGCAKQEQTQQPNAPVEGTPKQGESTPQAFVFPLTGKLTETKPTHRAVAVMINNHPKARPQSGLPKADIVYEVLAEGDLTRFLAIFQSEFPEKVGPVRSARDYYIELSKGFDALYICHGWSPEAKQMLESGAADYLNGLFYDGTLFKRASFRKAPHNSYITFANIEKGATEKGYALQEEIEPLPFFANERQGQPAQQLEIAYSRQAYAHVQYKYIPEKKGYFRYSAGEQTVDYDTHEPVLVQNVFVVAAKHTMSDSYGRRDIDLTSGGNGYLFQNGTVRAVEWKNVNGRLLPYENGVPVGFVPGKTWINIVPQLDIVQYH; the protein is encoded by the coding sequence TTGAAGCGGTGGATACTTGCGATCATTAGTGTACTTTTATTTGGCGGCTGTGCGAAACAAGAACAAACACAGCAACCAAATGCCCCAGTGGAAGGAACGCCGAAGCAAGGAGAAAGTACGCCACAAGCGTTTGTTTTTCCGCTGACAGGAAAACTTACGGAAACGAAACCAACTCATCGTGCAGTGGCGGTGATGATTAACAATCATCCGAAAGCAAGACCGCAGTCGGGGTTGCCGAAAGCGGACATCGTGTACGAAGTATTAGCGGAAGGGGATTTGACGCGTTTTTTAGCTATTTTCCAAAGTGAATTTCCAGAGAAGGTTGGTCCGGTTCGCAGCGCGCGCGATTATTACATTGAATTAAGCAAAGGGTTCGACGCTTTGTACATTTGCCACGGCTGGAGCCCGGAGGCGAAGCAAATGCTCGAATCAGGAGCGGCTGATTATTTGAACGGGTTGTTTTATGACGGAACGTTATTTAAGCGTGCTTCGTTCCGTAAAGCGCCCCACAACTCCTATATTACATTTGCGAACATTGAAAAAGGGGCAACAGAAAAAGGGTATGCGCTGCAAGAAGAGATCGAGCCGTTGCCGTTTTTCGCAAACGAAAGGCAGGGACAGCCGGCGCAACAACTGGAAATTGCCTACTCTCGCCAAGCATATGCCCACGTTCAATATAAGTACATTCCAGAGAAAAAGGGGTATTTCCGTTATAGCGCAGGCGAGCAAACGGTCGATTATGATACACACGAACCTGTGCTTGTGCAAAACGTATTTGTCGTGGCAGCGAAGCACACGATGAGTGACAGCTACGGTCGCCGCGATATCGATTTAACGTCGGGTGGAAACGGGTATTTGTTTCAAAACGGAACGGTGCGGGCAGTTGAATGGAAAAATGTCAACGGTCGCCTATTGCCATATGAAAATGGGGTGCCGGTTGGATTTGTACCGGGAAAAACGTGGATAAATATTGTGCCGCAGCTAGACATTGTGCAATATCATTAA
- a CDS encoding adenine deaminase C-terminal domain-containing protein: MAEQRYRWSSEQLREQLAIIDGKRSPTKLLTNATYLHTYLHRWKKGNIWIDQDRIVYVGERLPSNLEQCEVIDCSGYYLVPGYIEPHAHPFQLYNPQTFAEYAAKWGTTTIINDNLMLILQLSKKKAFSFLRAAESFPVTMYWWCRFDGQTELANEEEKFSYAVIKEWLRQKTVVQGGELTGWPRLLAGDDAMLYWIQEAKQMKKQIEGHFPGASEKTLTKMMLIGADCDHEAMTGKEVYERLLHGYTVSLRYSSIRPDLPVLLEEMKALGMEQYDRLIFTTDGSPPSFYEHGVIDQMIRLAIEKGVPIIDAYQMATVNVARHYQMEHLHGSITTGRIAHINFLQAPDDPTPVSVLAKGQWVKRDGYSPKGSSLDWGVYGLAPLHLTWQLSLDDLQFSMPLGMYMENSVIMRPYSISIDTSHDELSTTHDESFFMLVDRNGKWRVNTVVKGFATHVKGLASSYSNTGDILVIGKSKRDMLLAFQRMNEIGGGIVLAENGEVIHEIPLLLGGVMSTKRVEELMMEEKQLKTILAQRGYRFVDPVYSLLFFQSTHLPYIRITPKGIYDVMNKTILFPSIMR, from the coding sequence ATGGCTGAACAACGATACCGCTGGAGTAGCGAGCAGCTTCGTGAACAATTGGCGATTATTGATGGAAAGCGATCGCCGACGAAGTTGCTAACGAATGCTACTTATTTGCACACTTATTTGCACCGATGGAAAAAAGGGAATATTTGGATTGATCAAGACCGCATCGTGTATGTTGGCGAGCGGCTACCGAGCAACTTAGAACAGTGCGAAGTGATCGATTGCAGCGGCTATTATTTAGTCCCAGGGTATATCGAGCCACATGCGCATCCATTTCAGTTATATAATCCCCAAACGTTTGCGGAATATGCAGCCAAATGGGGAACGACCACCATCATTAACGACAACTTAATGTTAATATTGCAATTATCCAAAAAGAAAGCGTTTTCTTTTTTGCGCGCTGCTGAGTCGTTTCCAGTGACAATGTATTGGTGGTGTCGCTTTGACGGACAAACCGAATTAGCAAACGAGGAAGAGAAGTTTTCGTATGCGGTGATAAAAGAATGGTTACGACAAAAAACGGTTGTGCAAGGAGGCGAATTGACTGGATGGCCACGGCTTCTTGCTGGCGATGATGCGATGCTTTATTGGATTCAAGAAGCAAAGCAAATGAAAAAACAAATCGAAGGTCATTTTCCTGGCGCTTCAGAGAAAACGCTTACAAAGATGATGCTCATCGGTGCGGACTGCGACCATGAGGCGATGACAGGAAAAGAAGTGTATGAGCGGCTATTGCACGGGTATACTGTGTCGCTTCGCTACTCGTCGATTCGCCCAGACTTGCCGGTGTTGCTTGAAGAAATGAAAGCGTTAGGCATGGAACAATATGACCGCCTTATTTTTACGACGGACGGCTCGCCCCCATCGTTTTACGAACATGGGGTGATTGACCAAATGATTCGCCTTGCGATCGAAAAAGGGGTGCCCATTATCGACGCTTATCAAATGGCGACGGTGAATGTGGCACGCCATTATCAGATGGAGCATCTGCACGGCTCGATTACGACAGGACGGATTGCCCATATTAACTTTTTACAGGCACCAGATGACCCGACGCCGGTTAGCGTGCTCGCGAAAGGGCAGTGGGTGAAGCGGGATGGTTACTCTCCAAAGGGTTCTTCGCTTGACTGGGGAGTGTACGGGCTGGCGCCACTTCACTTAACGTGGCAGCTTTCGCTCGATGATTTGCAGTTTTCGATGCCGCTAGGAATGTATATGGAAAACTCCGTCATTATGCGCCCATATTCTATTTCGATCGACACCTCGCACGATGAACTATCGACAACCCATGATGAGAGCTTTTTCATGCTTGTGGACCGAAATGGAAAATGGCGAGTGAATACGGTCGTGAAAGGGTTCGCCACGCACGTGAAAGGGCTCGCTAGTTCCTATTCAAATACAGGGGACATATTAGTCATCGGAAAAAGTAAACGCGATATGTTGCTAGCGTTTCAGCGCATGAATGAAATTGGTGGGGGCATTGTGCTTGCGGAAAACGGGGAAGTCATTCATGAAATTCCCCTCCTGCTTGGCGGAGTGATGTCAACGAAACGGGTCGAAGAACTGATGATGGAAGAGAAACAATTGAAAACGATATTAGCCCAGAGAGGGTATCGTTTTGTCGATCCGGTGTATTCGCTTTTGTTTTTCCAATCGACGCATTTGCCGTATATTCGGATTACGCCAAAAGGAATTTATGATGTCATGAACAAAACAATACTCTTTCCATCGATAATGCGTTAA
- a CDS encoding YerC/YecD family TrpR-related protein has translation MQIDKLRGREVDQLFKAILSLRDLEECYRFFDDLCTVNEIQSLAQRLEVARMLREGYTYHKIETETGASTATISRVKRCLNYGNDAYAMALDRIKEETNHVS, from the coding sequence ATGCAAATTGATAAACTGAGAGGAAGAGAAGTGGATCAATTGTTTAAGGCGATTTTGTCGCTTCGCGATTTAGAAGAATGTTATCGCTTTTTTGATGATTTATGTACGGTCAATGAAATTCAGTCATTAGCGCAGCGATTAGAAGTAGCGCGCATGCTTCGCGAAGGGTATACATACCATAAAATTGAAACAGAAACTGGTGCGAGCACAGCGACAATTTCGCGAGTGAAACGATGCTTAAATTACGGAAACGATGCGTATGCAATGGCGCTTGATCGTATTAAAGAGGAAACGAATCACGTATCATAA
- the pcrB gene encoding heptaprenylglyceryl phosphate synthase, whose protein sequence is MYDVRKWRHVFKLDPNKAISDEALERICESGTDAVIVGGTDGVTLENVLELMARIRRFSVPCVLEIVNVEAVTPGFDFYFIPTVLNSGQTKWMMGLHHEAIKQFGELMNWDEILMEGYCILNPECKAAVLTEANANLSAEDVVAYARIAENMYKLPIFYLEYSGTYGNVQTVQQVKQALSHTQLFYGGGIETPEQAKEMAQYADTIVVGNAVYHDLSRALGTVQAVKVV, encoded by the coding sequence ATGTATGATGTTCGAAAATGGCGCCACGTATTTAAGTTAGATCCGAATAAAGCGATTAGCGATGAGGCGCTAGAGCGTATTTGTGAGTCTGGGACAGATGCGGTCATCGTCGGTGGAACGGATGGGGTAACGCTTGAAAACGTACTAGAATTAATGGCGCGCATTCGCCGGTTTTCCGTTCCATGCGTATTAGAAATCGTGAATGTCGAGGCGGTTACCCCAGGATTTGATTTTTATTTTATCCCGACGGTGTTAAATAGTGGACAAACGAAATGGATGATGGGGCTGCATCACGAAGCGATAAAGCAATTTGGCGAGCTTATGAATTGGGACGAAATCTTGATGGAAGGGTATTGCATTTTAAATCCAGAATGCAAAGCAGCCGTGTTGACCGAAGCGAATGCAAACCTTTCCGCTGAAGATGTCGTTGCCTATGCTCGGATTGCGGAAAATATGTATAAACTTCCAATTTTTTATTTAGAGTACAGTGGAACGTACGGCAACGTACAAACAGTGCAGCAAGTCAAACAAGCATTAAGTCATACGCAGCTGTTTTATGGCGGAGGCATTGAAACGCCAGAGCAGGCAAAGGAAATGGCACAATATGCGGATACGATTGTCGTTGGTAATGCGGTGTATCATGATTTATCACGAGCGCTTGGAACTGTACAGGCGGTTAAAGTTGTTTGA